From the Actinomadura luzonensis genome, the window GCCATCGACTTCACCCGGCGGCTGCGCGGCGGCGAGTCCTGGGAGCAGTGGTCGGTGGTGCAGTTCCTGCACTGGCAGCTCACCACGGGCGGCCGCACCGACCTCGACTACGAGCGCGACGTCCGCCGCGGACGCCGCAGGGGCCGGCGCTACGACGTCGTCTACAACCGCGACCCCTCCTCCGCCGGCGCGAACCCCGTCTACACCTCCTGGAAGTGCCGCGACGAGGGCGACGACGCGGCGCGCGAGATCGAGCGGGACATGGACGCGCTCGCCGCCGACCTCACCGCGGTCCAGCGGGACTCGCCGGTGCCGATCGTGCCGCTGCTGGTCGTCCTCAGCCCGGACGACGTGGCCTTCCCCGGGGTCGTGGTGAAGTCGGTGCCCAACTGCGCCACCCGGCTGCACCTGTCGACGGACGTCACCTGGAAGTCCCGCCCGCTGCCGTGAGTCTCAGGCGGGCGGCGGGCCGAGCTTGGCGGCCACGGCGTCGAGGACCCATTCGAGGCCGGTCGCGAACGACTCCTCGGCGCCCACCTCCGTGCCGTCGTGCACGGCCCTGGCCAGCGCCGGGTAGCGGCCGGTGGCCAGCATCCGGGTCACGTACGCGCCGTTGGCGAGCTGCCAGTCGCGCTCGGACAGGCCCGTGGCGCGCTCGGCCCGCAGGTGCGCGATCTCGATCCTGATCGCGCCGATGACGTAGGCGTTGACGGTCTCGACGGCGCGGCGCACGGTGTCGAGGTCGGCGAGGCCGTCGAGGGCGGCCAGCATGGCCTCCGTCGCGGCGAGGGCGTTGGGGCCGAGGGTGGGACGGCCGCCGAGCAGGTCGGCCAGCCACTCGTGGCGGCGGGCGGCCTGCCGGAGGCGGTGGGCGCGCTCGCGCAGCACCTCGCGCCAGCCGCCGGCGGGCGGCCCGTCGGGCAGGAGCTCGCCGTGGACCTCGTCCACCATGAGGTCGAACAGCTCCTCCTTGGTGGAGATGTACCCGTAGAGCCGCATCGGCCCGGCGTCGAGCCGGGCGGCGACCTTGCGCAGCGACACCGCCTCCAGTCCGCCCTCGTCGGCCAGCGCGAGGGCGGCGGCGACGATGCGCTCGCGGTCGAGCGGCACGGGCGCGGGCCGGGACGGCGGCTCGGGCCGGTCCCACACAGTCATGGATACATCGTACTGTTGCGATACGCCGTATCGACAAATACAGTGTATCGACATGAGTCCTCGTATCGCCGTGGTCGGGGCCGGCCCCGCCGGCCTCACCCTCGCCCGCGTCCTGCACCGCCACGGCCACCCCGTGACGGTCCTCGAACGCGACCCCGCCCCCGACGCCCGCCCTCAGGGCGGCACCCTCGACCTGCACGAAGGGCTGGGCCAGCGCGCGCTGGACAAGGCCGGCCTGCTGCCGGAGTTCCGCGAGCTGGCGCGGCCCGAGGGCGAGGCCATGCGCATCCTGGCCCCCGACGGGACCGTCCTCCGTGACTGGCCGGCCAGGGACGACGGCCCCGGACAGCCCGAGATCGACCGCGGCCAGCTCCGCGACCTGCTGCTCGGCCCCCTCGACGTGCAGTGGGGCCGCGGCGTGGCCGAGGTGGTGCCGGGCGGCCCGCCCGAAGGCGCGCTGGTCAGGTTCGCCGACGGGCGGGAGGAGAGGTACGACCTGGTGGTCGGCGCCGACGGGGCCTGGTCCAGGGTCCGCCCGGCGCTGTCGTCCGCGACCCCGGAGTACACCGGCGTCGCCTACGTCGAGACCGGCCTGGACGACGTCGACACCCGTCATCCCGACCTCGCCCGCCTGGTCGGCGACGGCTCGACGGCGGTCTACGGCGTCAACCGCGGCCTCGTCGCCCAGCGCAACAGCGGCGGCCACGTCAAGGTGTACGCCCAGTTCCGCGCCCCGCTGGACTGGACCGACGGCCTGGACCTGGCCGACGCCGAGGCCGTCAGGTCACGCCTGCTGGCCATGTTCGACGGCTGGGCCGGCTCCGTCCTGGACCTGCTGCGCCACGGGACCGCCTTCACCTACCGCGCCCTGCACGTGCTGCCCGTGCCGCACACCTGGACGCACGTGCCGGGGGTGACGCTGCTGGGCGACGCCGCCCACCTGATGCCGCCGCTCGGGGTGGGGGCGAACCTCGCGATGCTGGAAGGGGCCGAGCTGGCCGAGTCCGTGCTCGCGGGTCCCGACCGGCTGGACGCGGCCGTGCGCGCCTTCGAGGAGCAGATGTGGGAGCGGGCCACCCGGTGGGCGCGGTTCGCGGCGGCCGGCCTGGAGCGTCTCGTCAGCCCCGACCCGGCCGCGGCCCTCGCCCTGTTCGACGAGCTCCAGCCCGCCTGAGCCGCGCGGCCGGCACGGTCAGGCGTCCCAGGTGACGGGCAGGCTCTTGACCCCGTAGATGTCGGCCGCCTCCGGCCGCAACGCCACCTCCTCCGCCGGCACCGCCAGCCGCAGCCCCGGGAACCGCGCGAACAACGCCGGCAACGCCACCCGCAACTCCACCCGCGCCAGCTGCTGCCCCAGACACTGATGAACGCCGTGGCTGAAGGCCAGATGACCGCCCTCGCGCCGGCCCAGGTCCAGCCGGTGCGGATCGGCGAACCGGGCCGGATCCCGGTTGGCCACGCTCAACGACACGATCACCGTCGTGCCCGCCTCGATGACGTGACCGTCCTCCAGCACCACGTCCTCCAGCGCCACCCGGAAGAACTGCTTGGCCACCGACAGGTAGCGCAGCAGCTCCTCCACCGCCCCGTCCACCAGCGACGGATCCCCCAGCGCCGCCGCCTGGCCCGGGTTCTGCAACACCGCGAAGGTGCCCAGCGCCAGCATGTTGGCGGTCGTGTCGAACCCG encodes:
- a CDS encoding TetR/AcrR family transcriptional regulator, whose amino-acid sequence is MTVWDRPEPPSRPAPVPLDRERIVAAALALADEGGLEAVSLRKVAARLDAGPMRLYGYISTKEELFDLMVDEVHGELLPDGPPAGGWREVLRERAHRLRQAARRHEWLADLLGGRPTLGPNALAATEAMLAALDGLADLDTVRRAVETVNAYVIGAIRIEIAHLRAERATGLSERDWQLANGAYVTRMLATGRYPALARAVHDGTEVGAEESFATGLEWVLDAVAAKLGPPPA
- a CDS encoding FAD-dependent oxidoreductase, whose protein sequence is MSPRIAVVGAGPAGLTLARVLHRHGHPVTVLERDPAPDARPQGGTLDLHEGLGQRALDKAGLLPEFRELARPEGEAMRILAPDGTVLRDWPARDDGPGQPEIDRGQLRDLLLGPLDVQWGRGVAEVVPGGPPEGALVRFADGREERYDLVVGADGAWSRVRPALSSATPEYTGVAYVETGLDDVDTRHPDLARLVGDGSTAVYGVNRGLVAQRNSGGHVKVYAQFRAPLDWTDGLDLADAEAVRSRLLAMFDGWAGSVLDLLRHGTAFTYRALHVLPVPHTWTHVPGVTLLGDAAHLMPPLGVGANLAMLEGAELAESVLAGPDRLDAAVRAFEEQMWERATRWARFAAAGLERLVSPDPAAALALFDELQPA